The following is a genomic window from Spirochaetota bacterium.
GGTCCACCGGATGATGCCCCCCAATGATTCCAGCTCCTTCTTGACGCCGGTTCTGTCGGCGGTATGGAGGTGGACCTTGACGAACCTATCGCCGGGAATGACCACGACGCTTTCACCCAGGTCGGAGAGACGGCTCACCGTGTCGTCTCCACCAACGGCATCCAGGGTTATATCGACGCAGAATCCGTCCTCCTCCTGGATGGAAAAGGAGGAATCGATGCGCAGCTGGTCGCCGAAGAGGGACATGATGGGCCGGAATTCATCGGTATTGCCTGCCAGGGTATTGAAAAAGCCTTCAAGGTAGATAAACATGCCCAGGGCTCCGGAATCGACTACCCCAGCATCCCTTAGCTTTGGAAGGAGCTCCGGCGTTGAGCGCACCGCCTTCTCCAGCGTGTCAATGACCGGGGTGAATTGATGGGGGGTGTCCGCCGTCCTTTGGCCGAGGGCCTCGTCAAGGGCGTCAAAGACCGTGAGCATGGTCCCCGGCTTCGGATCATGGACAGCCTTCCAGGCCCGGTCCCTGCCCAGGCGCGCCGCCGCTGGAATTCCCTCGATTGAATCGGCGGTGAGGAAGCCGGAGAAGAACCGGACTGCGATGTTGCCGGAATTTCCCCTGGCGTTCAGGAGAAGCCGGTGAACCGCCGCATCGCGGTCTGCGCCGAGGTCGCGAAGGGGCGCCAGGCTGATTTTCAGGTTTCTGCCGGTATCGCCGTCCGCGATGGGGAAGACATTGATGCTGTCCAGAAGGTCAGCCCAGGCTGCCACCCGCTCGGCACCGGTGATGAAGGCCTTACATATCTGATCGTTCATGTCGTTTCATCAGGTCTTTGTATGAGATGAATTCATAATTTATGGAGTAATAACTGAGCCATTCCTCGGCGATAGACCGTATCTTTTCGCGGTTACATGCGTACCATTGCTTTTCCACGTCCGGATAATTGTGGAGGGCGTCTTTAAAGCGCCTGAAGGGCTTCCGCAAGGCTATGGACCGGGAGAGGTCCGCTGCAGCCCGGCCTTCAGGCAGCTTGGCGATAAAGTCCTCCATGATTTCATGGCCGCGCCGCGATTCCATCGGCTCGATGGGTATGAAGCGGTCCCCGCAGTATTCTTCCCGACAAAAATCCGGGGCAACTTCAACATCTCCAAATTCATCCTCGGATTCGCGCTCCGACTGGAAGATGATCTCCCCGGTTTCACGGTCCAGGTAGTAATGGGCGAAGTCGCAATGGTCATCAATGGCGTCAATGAGATCGTCCAGGATGATGGGAACCGTTTGCCGGGTCCGCGGCTCCTTCCAGTAGTTTTCCGTCAGCTCATCGGCCCAGGTCGGCTGCGCCACCGGCCCACGGGGCAGAAATTCCTTCATGACCGGCTTGATGTCTATGACCGGCGTTCCGTTTATGGCGTCGAGGTCCCTGACGAAGATGCTGGTCCCTTCTTTCCGGATGAGCGTGGCCATGGCGGTGCCGATGAAGTTGGGCCTGTTTTTTTTTCGCTGCGCGAAGATGCCCGTAGCGGGCCACCGGGGATTTTCCCGGGGGTGGTCAGCGCCGGTCATCGGCGTATCGCTGACGGCTTTATGGAAAAGATAGATGATTTCGACATGAGAGAAAGCGTCGATTCCCTCGAGGGCGCTTTCAGGAAAGGCCGGGTCCAGCCGAATTTCAGAGACGATGCCCCCCCAGAAATCATCGGATAGATCGTTCCTATCATTAATCACCGTTCCGATCGAATGTATGGTGCAGTCCATGATATGCTTTCCTGATGCTGGTGGCGGCGCCTTGGGGAAACAGGCTCGATGCCGATACTGGTTACGAGTCTCTGGCCGGGTTAAACAGCTCCCCCCTGGAGATGGACGATGCAATGGCGGCGATATCGCCGTCCATGGGCCGGTCGTTGATGACGGGACCGGCTATGGACCGTATATTTTCCAGGATCGCCGCCAGCCGCGGCCGGGTCCGGATGTTGCCACGGATGTCGCAGGCCTGGGCCGCCGCCAGCATATGGATGGCGACGACCCGCTCGGTCAGCTCGCAGACGCGCGCCGCATCCCGGGCGCCGATGGTGCCCATGCTCACCTTGTCCTGGTTGTGGGACTCCGTGGAGCGCGAGAAGGAGGAGGCTGGCATGGTCGCCTTGAGGGCCTCGGCCGTGAGGGCCGATGAGGATATGGACATGGCCTTGAATCCGTGGTTGTACATCGCCTCGTCCCGGGGCGCTCCCACCAGGTCCGCCGGGAGGCCGCGGTTCACGTGGGGGTTCACCATGAGGCCCACCTGGCGGTCCGACATGTCGGCGGCGGAAGCTATGGCTGATTTCAGCGAGTCCATGGCGAAGACGATGTGGCCGCCGTAGAAATTGCCTCCCATGAGCACGGTCCCCGCCTCCGGATCGAAGAGGGGATTGTCGTTGGCGCTGTTCGCCTCGATCTCCACCCAGCGGGTGATCCAGTCTAGGGCGTCGAAGAGTACCCCCAGAATCTGCGGGGAGCAGCGGAGCGAGTAGGGATCCTGGAGCGACTCCAGGGTCTTGGCCGCCAGCTCTTCCTGGTCCTCGTCGGTTTGCAGCAGATGCGCGATGGACCGGGCCACATGGTCCTGGCCGGGATGGGGCTTTGCCCTGGCTATGACCGGGTCATAGTGATGGGCATTGCCCATGAGGGCGTGGATGGAAAGCGCCGTGGCGCAGATAGAGGCGTTCAGTATCCTCTGGGCCCGATCGATGACCAGGGCCGAGATTCCCGTCATGATCGAGGTGCCGTTCATCATTGCCAGGGGCTCTTTGGGCTTGAATGCGTAGGGTGTCAGACCGGCCTGGCTGAGGGCCTCCGAGGCCTTCATTCTGGTATCGCGGAAGTAGACCTCGCCTTCTCCGGCAAGGGCGGCGGCAATGTACGAAAGGGGAGTAAGGTCTCCAGAGGCGCCCACCGATCCCTCGCAGGGCACCAGGGGCGTGATGCCGCGGTTCAGAAATTCGGCCAGCTGGACAATCAGCTCCATGGAGGTTCCCGAGTATCCACGGGTAAAGCAGAGGATCCGCGTCACCATGGCGGCCCGGATTTCCTCGATGCCGAGAAAATCCCCGGTCCCGCAGCCATGAAACCTGATCAGGTTGGAGCCGTTCCGGATGGCCACTTCCACGGCCATGCGCTTGCCGCAGGATTTTCCATAGCCGGTATTGACGCCGTACACCGGTGTTCCCTTGTCAAGGGCCGCTTCGAGCACCTCCTGGGAGCGTTTGATCGTTCGGGCGAAGTCGGGACTGGAGCTGATCCGAACCCCGAGACTCCCCTTGGCCACACCGAGTATTTCTCGCAGTGTCAGGGCGTGACCGTCTATGGTGATTTCAGTTCTTTGCGTGTTCATGGGAAGAATTCCGGATCACAGGCGACTTAAAAAACAGAGTTAATCCTCTGTCGGCCGCTCACCTTTTTGTCAAGGTTTTTTTGTTGCCTTAATCAGGGTATGGGCGAGTATGAGCCTGCTGGGGCCGGCCCAGGCCGCCCGCGATGCCATGGAACGGAGAATCGCCATTGAGTCTGTTTAACCTGATCGCCGCGCAGGTAAGCCGCACCGAATTCGCCCGTAAGGCCCTCGAGGAAAAGGCCGATCTGAGCCCCTTCAGGGAAAAGCCCTCGGCGCGGATACTCGTCGGCATTTTCCTCATGGCCTTCAGCTACGTTATCGGCTGGCCCGCCGTGGCACTCTTCGGCATACTCTCCGTCTATTTCAGCCAGCCCCTCATAGTCATTCTGGGCGGACCGGCCATATACGGGACGTCCCACCTGGTGTTTCTGGCGGGGATGTATCTTGCCGGGGCCAAATACACCTATATTTTTTTCCGCTGGGCCACGAGGAAGTTCCTGGAAAAATACCTCGCCCGGGTTCCGGATCCCGTCGGAACCGACGGAAATTCCTGATTTTCAAGACCGGGCTTTATTCCGATGTAGAGCTGCTTGAGCCGGATGAACTCGAGCTCGTCGAGCTTGAATCTGTCTCGGTATCAGCAGCAGCTGTTTTTGTCAGATTGCTGTCATCATCCACGTCATAGGACAGCACGAGGGTATTCGAGCATGAGGTGTAGGTGCTGCTGGTGCACGAGGCGAGATTGCTGAACTTGTCTATTTTGTTGTTTTTGTATACCACGATTGTCATGGAGGATGTCTCATCCTCCTTGGTCGCCGTTATCGTTACTTTCCCCCTTTTTCCCATGGGAAGCTCCGATGTGGTGCTGTCGGTCCCTTCCTGCGTGTCGGAGATAATGTATTCATTATTTACGTAATACTCGACGGTAAAATTATTGCTGGTGGTGCCGCCGTTGCAGATCACCAACGGTGTGATTGAATAATCATCAGTTGAATCGCTGAACTCGCAGGAAAAGAAAATGCTTGCGAGGGTGAATGCCAGGAAAAAAATTATCAGGGTGTTAATTGAGATATCCATGCGCTTCATTACAGTGCTCCTTGCAGATGTCATCGCGGAACCATGGCATTTCAGGGGGCGCCCGGGAGCACCGGCCTTGATCCTTGATTTAAATAAAATAAAATGAAAAAAGACATTGAGATCGACCAGCCCGCTAAGGCAGGACACTGTTTTTAGTAAGAGAGAATATTAATGGGGATCTTGGGAGGGGAAAAACCAAAGCGCCTCTTCAGGGCGGCGCTTTGGTGCCGTCATAAAAAAAATAGAATTGTCCAATGTCTAAATAAGGAGATTTCCGACAGTTAGAAATGACTTAATTGAATGTTAGCTTGTTTACCGTATGGGAGACCCGGGTAGCCTCATCGTCGGAATAATTCAGGGATTCGTCGTTCATGAAGCCCATACCAAGGAGGCTGTCCTTCGAATAGACGTAGACGTAACAGGTGTCTATGGCTGTGGTCATCGGCTCGTACTGTATCATTTTATGAATGGTGCCGTCTTCATTGAATTCGTAGTGGAATTTGATCAGGCTCATGTTGTAGCTTCCCACAAGTCCCGGCATCCTCAATCCGAGGGTGATATCGAGGAGCGGGGTGGCGCCGGAATCGTCCCAGGTGCAGGTTGAATAGGAGCCCCAGACCAGTCTCTTCGTCTCCTCGGGGTCGCTGTAGCTTGTCATGGACGCTATTCTGCCCTTGGTGTCGTATGTAAATACGTAGGAACTCACGAAGGCGCTTTCGTCATCGGAATAATTGATGGCCCGCACCATTTTTCCGCCGCTATCGTACCGGTAAAGGACGGTTTTAGCCAGAACATCGTCGTCGGTGCCGAATTTCCCATCAGCGCCTGCGGCATAGTGGTAGGTTTTTGTTTTTCTGTTGTTTTCGATAATGTAGTCGATCATGACGCTCGGGGTGACGCCGAAATCGCTATACATGAGCTGGCGGTACCGGTCCTCCAGCTTGGTTGTTTCAAAATAGCCGTAGAGAGGGTCAATGGTGTCATCGGAATTCATCCAGATGCCGTCGGTCCCGGCGCTGACCGATGACGACATTTTATTCAAGGCCCAGAACTGCGTCAGCAGGGGGGTCTGCTTGACGTAAGCCATCAATGCAGAGGAATCGCTGCTTCCTGAAATAATACTCTTGATGATATCTGATATCATCGCAATAGAGAGCTCAAATTCGAGCTCGACACCGGCGTACATCTCATACATGGATTTCATGCTGGGTTGCGTATTCTGCGCCGACATGTTCGCTATAATCTGCTCCGAGGCGCCGATGATATTTTTGTCCATGTCATAGGTGGTTGATCGCATGGTAATGGGACTGGATGTCAGGCACCCCAGGCCGACACCGAGGACCGGCGTAGTTTTATCTTCTGTTTTATCATAACTCATGTCGCAGCCGGCTGTTCCGGCGACGACCAGCAGACACAGGGATAGGGTTCGCGCATGTTTCTTCAGGCTCATATACATCCTCCATATGTTGTATGTTATATATATGTTTAATCACGATCCTGATGCTAAAGAAGATGTTTTATTAATCAATATTAATTTTATTTTGCCGTAAAAATTCTGACGCGTCAGTTTTTTCGATACGGCTTCGCTTTTATTTTTCTGTCTGCGAAAGGCATGGGGGCATCCTGTCCCTTTAGCGCTCCGGCTGGTGCGATAATATTCTTGACAGGTCCGGATATTGTCTTATTTACAATTATAAAGGCCAAATCATTCCGGGAGGAAATCCTATGAAAAAACATGCTATTGCAGCTGTCATCATCGGCATCATCGCGGTTCTGGGAGCAGACGCAGGGGCGCAGCAGAAACAGAAATCCGTCATGGATTATTACCTTGACCTTCCGGATGAGGCCTTCTACTGCGAGATGAAACCTGAAAATCTTTCAAAGGAATTCAAGAAAAAGCAGATACGCAAATCGAACCTCAGGGCCGGGTACATCCTGGCCAGATCTGAAAACATGCCCCTGGAGGTGGCGCTCTTCACCGACGCGTACCTGGGCATAACCGTGGTCGCGGTTAACCGTGTCTGCGGCGAGGGGTGCATGTGCAATTACTTCAGGCTGCTCCGGCCCTCGGGAAAGGGAGCCTGGGCCGACTTTGACGCCTTTCCCTCCTCTGACGAGATCATGAAGGCTGCGGGATTGACTGAACCTGATTACGAACTGGTCCTGCCGGAAATCGGCACTGACATAAGGGTCGTAAGCCGGGACAAGAAAAAACTCCTCGCCCTGATCGGGTGGAGCGGCGGCCAGTTTGCGATAAAGAGAAAGAAATGAAGATGTTATGGATGAAACGGTTCCGGATAGGGCCGATAGGGCCGGCCGGGACCTGTTCCGATAGCGGATTCAGATATGGAGAAGAAGATCCTCGACGGACTTGATGCCGGGTGTGTTATCGCCTCCCACCCATAGATAGTCGATCCCGGCATTTAACGCCGCTGCCCGGTCGGAGTCCGTGTCCCCCAGGTAGAGGGCCCCTGTTTTTTCCACGCCGAAATAGTCAAGGCATTTCAGGAGCATTTCCGGATGGGGCTTCGGCTCCGCGTCGACCGTGGAGACGCGGAATTCGAACCAGGCGTCAAGCTTGAAAAACCGGAAGAGCCTGTCCAGGGACCTCCCGCGGTTCGTGGCCATGGCGAGATGAAAATTCTTGCGCAGGGCGCCGAAAACCGCGGGAAAATCAAAGAGGGGATGGACGTCGGGCAAAAAAGGCGTGTAATCCGTCTCCTGGCTGATGCGGAAAAGCCTCTCGGCCTCGGCCGGGTCCGGGAAGAGCTCGAACATGAGCTGACGCGTCGACATATACACGACCTTTTCCTGATCTTCTTTCCCGAGGGGCGGATACCCCCCCTGCTTGAGGCAGCTGTTGAAAAAATTCAGGTTTGCGTCATGGGAGTCGATAAGGACGCCGTCGCAATCGAAGATTAAAAGATGTTTGGACCTTAAAAATGTCATTTTTTCCTGAATTATCCAAAAAATTTATCATCGATTAACTTGTCAATAAGTTATTCAAAAAATAATTATTTCTTGACAAAAAAAGTCCGTCATAATAGTTTTGCCTCTCCAAAAGGACGAGTACTGGCAGTATTGACCGATTCAATCAGAGCACACGCGAAAGTTAATCTCCATCTCGAGGTACTGAATCGAAGAGATGACGGGTACCACGCCATACTAAGCCTCATGGCGAGTGTTGCACTGCATGATCTTTTAAAACTTGAAGAGAGTACCGTCCGGGAATTGTCGGGAGGGATCGACATAGCCGTCGCCGTCAGGGGCGCCGGCGGGACCCATGGCGGCGTCATTGACGCGATCCCGGCCCACGAGAACCTGATCGCCCGCGCGGCAACGCTCTATTGCGAGCGTGCGGGCCTGAACGGCGCCGCGGTCTATTCCATCGTAAAGAACATTCCCGCGGGCGCGGGACTGGG
Proteins encoded in this region:
- a CDS encoding SAM-dependent methyltransferase; amino-acid sequence: MDCTIHSIGTVINDRNDLSDDFWGGIVSEIRLDPAFPESALEGIDAFSHVEIIYLFHKAVSDTPMTGADHPRENPRWPATGIFAQRKKNRPNFIGTAMATLIRKEGTSIFVRDLDAINGTPVIDIKPVMKEFLPRGPVAQPTWADELTENYWKEPRTRQTVPIILDDLIDAIDDHCDFAHYYLDRETGEIIFQSERESEDEFGDVEVAPDFCREEYCGDRFIPIEPMESRRGHEIMEDFIAKLPEGRAAADLSRSIALRKPFRRFKDALHNYPDVEKQWYACNREKIRSIAEEWLSYYSINYEFISYKDLMKRHERSDM
- a CDS encoding aromatic amino acid lyase, with protein sequence MNTQRTEITIDGHALTLREILGVAKGSLGVRISSSPDFARTIKRSQEVLEAALDKGTPVYGVNTGYGKSCGKRMAVEVAIRNGSNLIRFHGCGTGDFLGIEEIRAAMVTRILCFTRGYSGTSMELIVQLAEFLNRGITPLVPCEGSVGASGDLTPLSYIAAALAGEGEVYFRDTRMKASEALSQAGLTPYAFKPKEPLAMMNGTSIMTGISALVIDRAQRILNASICATALSIHALMGNAHHYDPVIARAKPHPGQDHVARSIAHLLQTDEDQEELAAKTLESLQDPYSLRCSPQILGVLFDALDWITRWVEIEANSANDNPLFDPEAGTVLMGGNFYGGHIVFAMDSLKSAIASAADMSDRQVGLMVNPHVNRGLPADLVGAPRDEAMYNHGFKAMSISSSALTAEALKATMPASSFSRSTESHNQDKVSMGTIGARDAARVCELTERVVAIHMLAAAQACDIRGNIRTRPRLAAILENIRSIAGPVINDRPMDGDIAAIASSISRGELFNPARDS
- a CDS encoding HAD family hydrolase; the encoded protein is MTFLRSKHLLIFDCDGVLIDSHDANLNFFNSCLKQGGYPPLGKEDQEKVVYMSTRQLMFELFPDPAEAERLFRISQETDYTPFLPDVHPLFDFPAVFGALRKNFHLAMATNRGRSLDRLFRFFKLDAWFEFRVSTVDAEPKPHPEMLLKCLDYFGVEKTGALYLGDTDSDRAAALNAGIDYLWVGGDNTPGIKSVEDLLLHI